From Monomorium pharaonis isolate MP-MQ-018 chromosome 9, ASM1337386v2, whole genome shotgun sequence, the proteins below share one genomic window:
- the LOC114254588 gene encoding uncharacterized protein LOC114254588, whose amino-acid sequence MPLCTGKGCNNRTYRKSQQQEEIEKEQKITFHSNNTAYCTVLKISEASLKQKPVICSMHFYPEDFDTSSLVYVKLKPDAIPDVRHTFV is encoded by the exons atgcCTCTATGTACAGGTAAAGGGTGCAATAATAGAACATACCGTAAATCGCAACAAcaagaagaaatagaaaaagaacaaaaaataacatttcactc AAATAACACAGCTTAT TGCACAGTATTGAAAATATCAGAAGCCTCCTTAAAACAAAAACCCGTAATATGTTCCATGCATTTTTATCCCGAAGACTTTGATACATCATCACTAgtgtatgttaaattaaaaccaGATGCAATTCCTGACGTAAGACACACGTTTGTATAG